Proteins from a genomic interval of Sphingobacterium lactis:
- a CDS encoding OmpH family outer membrane protein, with protein MKNLLKSVVLASGILLASNAVNAQQKIGHINTAEIVQSTNEFKAAEAQMKTLSETKQKEIQDMIGKYQEQQNTANEKIRNRSEANKAAVDAELQTIGNTMREMETRIQGVQQAAQEEIGKKQQELYAPIEQKVMTAINTVAKEKGYAYVLDISSGSVPYFQGGDDLTADIKAKLGVSAAPAAKK; from the coding sequence ATGAAAAATTTATTGAAAAGTGTAGTATTAGCATCAGGAATTTTATTGGCAAGTAACGCTGTCAACGCACAACAGAAAATCGGTCATATCAATACAGCAGAAATTGTTCAGTCTACAAATGAATTCAAAGCTGCAGAAGCACAAATGAAAACCTTGAGCGAAACAAAGCAAAAGGAAATTCAGGACATGATTGGTAAATACCAAGAACAACAGAATACAGCTAATGAGAAGATCAGAAACCGTAGCGAAGCAAACAAAGCAGCGGTAGACGCAGAACTTCAAACCATTGGTAACACCATGCGTGAAATGGAAACACGTATCCAAGGTGTTCAGCAAGCAGCGCAAGAAGAAATCGGTAAGAAACAACAAGAACTTTACGCGCCTATCGAGCAAAAAGTGATGACTGCGATCAACACTGTAGCAAAAGAAAAAGGATATGCTTACGTTTTGGATATCTCTAGCGGCAGTGTTCCTTACTTCCAAGGAGGTGATGACCTAACAGCTGATATCAAAGCGAAGCTAGGTGTAAGTGCAGCACCAGCAGCCAAAAAATAA
- a CDS encoding GMC oxidoreductase, with amino-acid sequence MAITEGHYDVIVIGSGISGGWAAKEFCEKGLKTLVLERGFDVQHVKDYPTAYKDPWEFPHRNRVPLQVRKENPIVSRCYAFNEDAQHFFTLDAEQEYIQEKPFDWIRGYHVGGKSLLWARQVQRWSDHDFEGPARDGFAVDWPIRYADIAPWYSYVERFIGVSGNRDGNAAMPDGEFLPAFELNAVERMVQERLPKGYPDRQVIAGRCAHITEPKEIHIQQGRTRCQNRTLCQRGCPFGGYFSSNASTLPWAAKTGNLTIRPNSIVESIIFDKDRGIATGVRIIDAETGQDYVFNSRLVFVNASAMASTQILLNSTSDRFPNGLGNDSGLLGKYVAFHNYLGSISATMEGFDDQYYYGRRPTQPIIPNFRNVRKQETDFLRGYASFFSAYRGQAAPTGDSLGASYKDSLSEVGGWGIGMMMQGETIPKAENHIRLSKDKRDKYGMPQLIFHVDYDDNDRKSMADFLEQGAEMLEYIGAKNISTHDSKQNPGLDIHEMGGARMGHDPKSSLLNSWNQLHHCKNVFVTDGACMTSTGTQNPSLTYMALTARAADYAINQYLKKL; translated from the coding sequence ATGGCAATTACAGAAGGGCATTATGACGTCATCGTCATCGGATCCGGTATTTCCGGAGGATGGGCCGCAAAGGAATTCTGCGAAAAGGGGTTGAAGACCCTTGTACTGGAGCGTGGATTCGATGTGCAGCATGTTAAGGATTACCCGACGGCGTACAAGGATCCTTGGGAGTTTCCGCATCGCAATCGGGTGCCGTTGCAAGTGAGAAAGGAGAACCCCATAGTTTCGCGGTGTTATGCATTTAATGAGGATGCTCAGCATTTCTTTACCCTGGACGCTGAACAGGAATACATCCAGGAGAAGCCATTCGATTGGATCCGCGGTTACCATGTTGGCGGGAAGTCGCTCTTATGGGCGCGGCAGGTGCAACGTTGGAGCGATCATGATTTCGAGGGTCCTGCGAGGGATGGCTTTGCCGTGGATTGGCCCATCCGGTATGCGGATATTGCTCCCTGGTACAGCTATGTCGAGCGGTTCATCGGAGTTTCAGGCAACCGGGATGGCAACGCAGCTATGCCCGATGGCGAATTCCTGCCGGCATTTGAATTGAATGCCGTGGAGCGCATGGTGCAGGAGCGATTGCCCAAGGGCTATCCGGATCGGCAGGTGATTGCCGGCCGATGTGCCCATATAACCGAACCGAAGGAAATACACATCCAACAGGGGCGCACGCGCTGCCAGAACAGAACCTTGTGCCAACGCGGATGCCCTTTTGGGGGATATTTCAGCTCCAATGCTTCTACTTTACCCTGGGCAGCAAAAACAGGCAACCTGACCATACGACCTAACTCCATCGTTGAATCCATTATCTTTGATAAAGATCGGGGAATTGCGACTGGAGTACGTATCATCGATGCGGAGACCGGTCAAGATTATGTGTTCAACAGCAGGTTGGTCTTCGTCAATGCTTCTGCCATGGCGAGTACCCAAATCCTGTTGAATTCCACCTCGGACCGCTTTCCAAATGGCTTGGGCAACGATTCTGGATTATTGGGGAAATATGTGGCCTTCCATAATTACCTGGGATCTATTTCCGCAACCATGGAAGGTTTTGATGACCAATATTACTACGGCCGCCGACCTACACAGCCCATCATTCCTAATTTTAGGAACGTCAGGAAGCAGGAGACGGATTTCTTGCGTGGGTATGCATCCTTTTTCAGTGCCTACCGCGGACAGGCAGCACCTACTGGTGACTCATTAGGTGCCTCTTATAAAGATAGCCTATCGGAAGTTGGCGGATGGGGGATAGGCATGATGATGCAGGGGGAGACCATACCCAAAGCAGAGAACCATATCCGCCTGAGCAAGGACAAACGGGATAAATACGGCATGCCGCAACTTATCTTCCATGTCGACTACGATGACAACGATAGGAAGAGCATGGCGGACTTTCTCGAGCAGGGGGCAGAAATGCTGGAATACATAGGCGCCAAGAACATCAGTACCCACGACAGCAAGCAAAACCCTGGGCTCGACATTCACGAGATGGGCGGAGCTCGGATGGGGCATGATCCCAAGAGCTCCTTGTTGAACAGTTGGAACCAATTGCACCATTGCAAGAATGTCTTCGTAACAGACGGTGCCTGCATGACCTCCACCGGGACCCAGAACCCCTCGCTAACCTACATGGCCCTGACCGCGAGAGCAGCGGACTATGCCATCAATCAGTACCTGAAAAAGCTGTAA
- a CDS encoding OmpH family outer membrane protein gives MKRVVILIVMLTMLGTASFAQKLAYVDSEYVMKHIPEFTNAQKTLDNQSKQWQAEVDRQYEEIEKMYQAYQRDQANLNADMRRRREDEIVNKEKSVKEFQRSKFGMDGELFKNRENLMKPIQARVTKAIQDVAAAGQFDFIMDKRSENSFLYANPSLDKSNEVITKLGLRPNPSLAN, from the coding sequence ATGAAAAGAGTAGTAATATTAATCGTGATGTTAACCATGTTAGGTACGGCATCATTTGCACAGAAACTAGCGTATGTGGATTCTGAATATGTCATGAAACACATCCCAGAATTTACCAATGCACAGAAAACATTGGATAACCAATCCAAACAATGGCAGGCAGAGGTGGATAGGCAATATGAGGAAATCGAAAAGATGTACCAAGCCTACCAACGCGATCAGGCAAACCTGAACGCGGATATGCGCAGACGCCGTGAGGATGAGATCGTGAACAAGGAAAAATCGGTGAAGGAATTCCAACGCTCGAAATTCGGTATGGATGGTGAGCTGTTCAAGAACCGTGAGAACTTGATGAAACCGATCCAAGCACGCGTAACAAAAGCGATTCAAGATGTGGCTGCAGCAGGTCAGTTTGACTTTATCATGGATAAAAGAAGCGAAAACTCCTTCCTTTATGCGAACCCTAGCTTGGATAAAAGTAACGAAGTGATTACTAAATTAGGATTAAGACCTAATCCTTCTTTAGCTAACTAA